One window from the genome of Magnolia sinica isolate HGM2019 chromosome 4, MsV1, whole genome shotgun sequence encodes:
- the LOC131243357 gene encoding uncharacterized protein LOC131243357 isoform X2: MDGWIAGSDVAHLSVCGGIYGGLALLLFLPSTDAQLGTGTGTARYCQVNTARRGIQTLPYLTGKANEILEDHRTCSDDSKALEVSDSIESKSKDGSIEYTAMSNLKTSKRHDLAMVFTCKVCETRSVKTVCRESYEKGVVVVRCGGCNNLHLIADRLGWFGEPGCIEELLAARGEEVKKGSVDSLSLTVEDLVGARSS; the protein is encoded by the exons atggatggatggatcgctGGCTCGGATGTCGCACATTTATCTGTCTGTGGGGGCATTTATGGGG GATTGGCATTGCTGTTATTTCTTCCCTCTACAGATGCTCAGTTGGGCACGGGCACAGGCACAGCTAGATATTGCCAGGTAAACACAGCCAGAAGAGGGATCCAGACACTACCGTATTTGACAGGCAAGGCTAATGAAATTTTGGAGGACCACAGGACTTGCTCTGATGATTCAAAAGCATTGGAGGTGTCTGATTCAATTGAGTCAAAAAGTAAGGATGGCTCCATTGAATACACAGCCATGTCCAACTTGAAAACATCCAAGCGACATGATCTAGCCATGGTCTTCACTTGCAAGGTCTGTGAAACGAGATCTGTGAAGACGGTCTGTCGTGAATCATATGAGAAGGGAGTGGTGGTGGTCCGCTGTGGTGGGTGTAACAATCTACACCTGATTGCTGATCGGCTTGGGTGGTTTGGAGAGCCAGGGTGCATTGAGGAGCTCTTGGCAGCCCGAGGGGAAGAAGTGAAGAAAGGATCTGTTGATTCTCTAAGCCTAACTGTAGAAGATTTAGTTGGGGCAAGATCTTCATGA
- the LOC131243357 gene encoding uncharacterized protein LOC131243357 isoform X1, whose translation MAGRLFRTGISSASRLLRSNHSHFSHSKLKGLALLLFLPSTDAQLGTGTGTARYCQVNTARRGIQTLPYLTGKANEILEDHRTCSDDSKALEVSDSIESKSKDGSIEYTAMSNLKTSKRHDLAMVFTCKVCETRSVKTVCRESYEKGVVVVRCGGCNNLHLIADRLGWFGEPGCIEELLAARGEEVKKGSVDSLSLTVEDLVGARSS comes from the exons ATGGCAGGTCGCCTATTTCGAACTGGAATCTCTTCGGCCTCTCGTCTTCTCCGCTCTAACCATTCTCACTTCTCCCACTCAAAACTCAAAG GATTGGCATTGCTGTTATTTCTTCCCTCTACAGATGCTCAGTTGGGCACGGGCACAGGCACAGCTAGATATTGCCAGGTAAACACAGCCAGAAGAGGGATCCAGACACTACCGTATTTGACAGGCAAGGCTAATGAAATTTTGGAGGACCACAGGACTTGCTCTGATGATTCAAAAGCATTGGAGGTGTCTGATTCAATTGAGTCAAAAAGTAAGGATGGCTCCATTGAATACACAGCCATGTCCAACTTGAAAACATCCAAGCGACATGATCTAGCCATGGTCTTCACTTGCAAGGTCTGTGAAACGAGATCTGTGAAGACGGTCTGTCGTGAATCATATGAGAAGGGAGTGGTGGTGGTCCGCTGTGGTGGGTGTAACAATCTACACCTGATTGCTGATCGGCTTGGGTGGTTTGGAGAGCCAGGGTGCATTGAGGAGCTCTTGGCAGCCCGAGGGGAAGAAGTGAAGAAAGGATCTGTTGATTCTCTAAGCCTAACTGTAGAAGATTTAGTTGGGGCAAGATCTTCATGA